The genomic region GGGGCTTTTACTGGCTTACAACGTGATCCGGCGGGAGGCCAGTCTAGCTGCCGTAGCGTTCGGTCGCACACCATCAGATATTCGTTTCAAGCCGGCGTGCCAATACATTGCGGTGCAATTGATTGTGATGGCTGCGGCTAATCCTATTTCGGCGACAGGAAGGCGCTTGTCAGAACTGAGGGCGGGAGTCGGAGGGCTGTTTTTGGATCACCGCCCAAGGCCATCAAGACCAAGGACGGTGAAGATCTCAAAAACCAGGTTTCCAGTAAACCGTAAGGCTGCTCCGCTTAAGTGAACAGCATTACGGGTTTATACCGGGCTTTTTTGTGTGTGTTGCATCGAGTTGCAATTTAGCGACGGCCAAACGGGAACAGATGTTTCACCAAGTATCACATAAGGGCCGGGCGTAGGAAAAAACCTGCACCCTAATTTAGACGAGGCCCTCATATGACGACTGTGCATACTCCTTCTCTTCGGCCAAGGTTAGGTGATCCCATCCCGCCGCAACAGGCTGGCCCCATTCGCAATGTCCGCTCGACCGATGATGGGGACCCGATCGAGGTGGCGCGAAAGCGTTTCCTCGACGAAGGTGAATTACAGCACCTCAATGGCGGTTTAACTGCCGACGAGCATCAGTTGATAAAGGCGGTGGTGAATCCAGACAAGCCGGGGGCACCTTTCGTGAGTGTCTCGACTTTTGCCGTCGATGGCGCTCAATCCCGAGACATGATGGTGATCAAGCGCGTGCCTGTAACGGAGGGGATGACTAATTTCATCGTGTATATGCCGGAGGATGAAGTCATGTCGTTCTACAAGTTCGAAACCGCTGAACAGATGACTGAATGGGTTAGGAATATGGCCCAAGACCCTGCCGAACTAGACCGATTAGCCGGACACTTCTCTCACCCTGAAGCTCTCGGGCAGGAGGAGCGGGTCAGGGAGCAACTAAAGGAGTTTGGCAAGGATGAACAATCCAGCGTTGCAGTGGGAAGTTTTGGTCGAGAGCGCGATGATATTTTCGCGCGCTTGAACAGGGATGTAACGGTTCCGCCAGTGGAGGTCAACGGGCTAGTCAACACCAGGCTTTACAACCTCGCTTCCGATGGCAAAGCGACCTATGTCGGTACACGGGAGGATGGAAAACATGTCGTATATGATTACGATGCTTATGGTAACTTTCGGGGTGGCAGTGAGGGCGGTTATTACTTTGTGAAAGACGGGCTGAACAATAAAGAACCGCTCGGCGAACCAAGTTCAGAGTCACCCGACAAGTTCGCCAAAAAGCACGTCGCGCGCCAGGCTATGGAAAAAGCAGGACCTAATGATCTGAGTGACTTCTGGGCCTACCTCGGCAAGCAGCTCAGAAACCCGGGGCACGGTCTAGGGACTGCATTGAAACAGTTTGGTGTTCCTGACGACATAGCCGAATCCATCGAAGAAATCGTGAAAAACCCCGTCACAGGAACGCTGCTTGAGCTGAACCACGACAATCGGCTCGGCAATGTGTTTGGTGTTGAGAAGGAGATTATGGATCAACAGTTGGAAAAATTCGGTAATGAGGTCCAGAGCAATATTCCCCGCTACGGCACAGCGAGGGAAAACCTGAATACCGCAGCCGATTTCATCGAGAGCGTGGTCGGTACGCCCGAAGAAACCACGACTCAGGTAATGACCTGAGGCCATCCCCCTGCAGTACGGAAGGGGTACGGATACCCCCGCAACCGGCACCCATTCCCAGTCTTTTACTCAAACCCGACGTTGACGCACCAAATGCTTGAATCCTTCATATACCAGCACCATCACCGCCAGCCAGATGGGAATGTAAGTCAGCCATTGGCCACCCTTGATGCCTTCTCCCAGCAAGAGCGCCACCACCAGCAGTAACACCGGCTCCACGTAACTGAGCAGCCCGAACAAGCTGAATGCGAGCAAGCGACTGGCAATGATATAGCTCACCAGCGCCGAGGCACTGATCAAACCCAGCATCGGAATCAATGCATACAGCCTGGGGTGCACATCGAGCACGGCAAATCCCTGTTCGCCGCTCTGCACAAACCACCAAGCTACTGGCAGCATCAGCGCCATGTCCAGCCACAGGCCACCCAAGTGATCGGTAGTCAGGTACTTGCGCACCACGAAGTACACCGGGTAACCGATGATCACTACCAGGGTTGCCCAGGAAAAACCGCCGGCCTGATACAGCTCATTCAAAACGCCGAGCGCGGCAAACACCACCGCAATCTGCTGCAGCCGCGACAAGCGTTCGCCGTACACCAAGCGCCCTGTCAGCACCATGGTCAGCGGCAATAGGAAATACCCCACCGATACATCCAGGCTGCGTCCATTCAGCGGCGCCCACATGAACAGCCACAATTGCACGCCCAGCAAGGCCGAAGAGGCCAGCACACCGCCGACCAGACGTGGCTTGGTGGCAAGCATGCGCAGCAGTTCCAACACCCTTCGCCATTCACCGCTGACGATCATGAACACGGTCATGCATGGTACGGTCAGCAGCATGCGCCAGCCGAAAATCTCCAGGCCGCTCAAGGGCGTGAGCAGCGACGTGAAGTAATACATCACGGCAAACAACACCGAGGCCAATACCGATAACACTACACCTTTAGACACGCTGTCCTCGCGAAAGCCGATTCATATCCAGTTCCTGGGGCGGAGTATGGCGGTTTTTGCGAGAAATAAAATGTGGGAGGGGCGGGCGACGATTCGACTTGCTCCTAATAGGCAGTGTGGCAGCTACAGATGAACCGATTGCAGCACCGCTACCGGAGCAAGCCCCGCCGACATTTTAATCTCCATGCATCAGGTAGATTTCAGCCTGCTCGCCACGCTACACGGCCTGAGACGAAATGGCCGACATCGTTGAACCCCTGCGTGGATGAATGCCCGGGTGTGACCAAGGAATCAATAAATGCCTCGTCTTCAGCAGTGATCTTCACCGCCAGCGCCCCGGTGTACGCATCCCATTGCGCCTCGGTGCGCGGCCCGACAATCGCGGAACTCACTGAGGCATTGTTCAATACCCAGGCAATGGCAAACTCGACCATGCCCACGCCACGCCCTTGGGTGTATTGCTGGATCTGCTGGGCGATGCGCAACGACTCCATCCGCCATTCGGTTTCCAGGATGCGCTTGTCCTGCCGTGCGGCCCGGCTGCCAGGTTCGGGCGTGACGTCCGGCGCATATTTGCCGCTTAGCACCCCTCGGGCCAGCGGGCTATAAGGCACCACGCCCAACCCGTAGGCAGCCGCCGCGGTGATTTGCTCGACCTCGGCCTGGCGATTGACGATGTTGTACAGCGGCTGACTGATGACGGGTTTATCCACCCCCAGACGCTCGGCCACGCGAATCACCTCGGCGATACGCCAACCGCGATAGTTGGACAGGCCCCAATAGCGGATCTTGCCTTGGCGGATCAGGTCGCCGATGGCCGACACGGTCACTTCCAGCGGCGTGTCATGGTCTTCACGGTGCAGGTAGTAGATGTCCAGGTAATCGGTATCCAGGCGCCCAAGACTGGCTTCCACGGCGTTGAAAATACGCTTGCGGTTCAAACCACTGCGGTTGGGCAAGCCATCGGCGGGGCCGAAGCCGACCTTGCTGGCTACTATCCAGTCCTGGCGGTTACGCGCAATGGCTTCGCCGACGATCTCTTCGGAGCGCCCGCCAGTGTAGACGTCGGCGGTATCGATAAAGTTAATGCCTTGGCCCCAGGCCTTGTCGATGATGCGCAGCGAGTCTTCGGTACTGGTCTGTTCGCCAAACATCATGGTGCCGAGGGTCAATGCGCTGACCTTCAAGCCGGACTGGCCCAATGTGCGGTAAATCATGGAGAGCTCCTCATCGCAGGGAAACGTGAGTACTGCAATACCAGACCCGACGCCTCTGGAACAAGCCCTGGGCGCGTTTCTTCATGTACCCAGTAACGTCTGGCAGCGTGCCTGTAGAAAACGGTGCAGCACTTTCACCCGTTCCGACACTTGCAGACGGTGGGGGCACATCAGGTTGAAAGGGGTCGGCTCGCCCTGCCAGTCGGGCAACAGCGCTACCAGCCGACCGGCCTGGATATCACGGGCAATATCCAAGTTGGCTTTATAGGCGATGCCGTGGCCCGCCAGCGCCCAGCGGCGGACGATTTCTCCATCGTCGCTGAGGTAATCGCCGCTGACGTCGACCTCCTGGAGCAGCGCGCCCTGGCGGAAGTACCACGTGCTATTGGCCTGCCCGCGGCGCATGTAACGCAACGTACTGTGCTGCGCCAAGTCCGCCGGCGTGCGCGGTGTGCCGTGGCGCGCGAGGTAGTCAGGACTGGCGCAGGCCATGCGCTGGTGGCCGGGCACCACCGGCAACGCCACCAGGCTGGAGTCCCTTGGTACGCCAAAGCGCAGGGCAATGTCGACGGTATCGCGAAACAAGTCGGCATTGCTGTCGTTGAGCAGCAGTTGCAGGCGGATATTGGGGTGCTCAAGCTTGAACTCATCCAGCCAGCCCAGCAGCACATTGCGGCCGAAATCCGAGGGCGCCGCCAGTTGCAATAAACCGCTGAGGCTTTGGCCTTGTTGCTTGATGGCGTGTTCGCCCTCCGACAGCGCCTCCAGCGCTACCCGCACGCTGTCCAGATAACGCCGGCCTTCTTCGGTCAGGCGCATGCTGCGGGTGGAACGGGCGAGCAAGCGGATACCGAGCCGGGTTTCCAGGCGCTTAAGGGCAATGCTGGCCGCTGCCGGTGTCAAGCCAAGCCCACGGGCGGCGGCTGTCAGGCTGCCGGTGTCGGCACTGCGTACAAAGACTTCAAGGTCGAGAATTGAGCTCATTATTAAAAATCCTTTAAAGATCTTGTCGTTTTACCGGGATTTTTTGCTGATTGCCAAGCTGGGAAGATGAACGCTCACTTTCTCATGCAGGTAGTTCTCCCATGACATCTTCCCTCAGCGGTAAAACCGTCATCGTAATTGGCGGCAGCAGCGGCATCGGCGCCGCAGTGGCCCAGGCAGTCACCGCTCGCGGTGCGCACGTAGTGCTGGCAGGGCGGCGCTTGACCTCCGGCAGCGATAACGGCGTACGCAGCGAACCGGTGGACGTCACCGATAGCGCATCGTTGCAGCGCTTGTTCGAAACGGTGGGCCACTTTGACCACCTGGTCTACACCTCGGGACCTTCGGTGCGGGCCAAAACGCTGATCGAAACCGACCTTGACGAAGCCCGGGACAATTTCAATGTGAAACTCTGGGGCGCGCTACGTGCGATTCAACAGGCGCTGCCATTCCTGGGTGAGCACGGCAGCATCAGCCTGACTTCGGGTCAACTGGGGCGCAAGCTGGCAGCAGGGCAGTTCATCAAGACTGGCATCAACGCCGCGACCGAAGCCTTGGGCAAGCAACTGGCCAAGGAGCTGGCGCCGCGTCGCGTCAATGTCATCAGCCCCGGCGTAATCGACACCCCAGCCTATGCCGGGTTGGCCGAAGAGCAGCGTTTGGCGATGTTTGCCAAGACCGGCGAGACATTGCCGGTTGGCCGGGTAGGGCAGGCTGAAGAAGTCGCGGCGGGGTATGTATTGGCCATGGAGAACGGCTTCATGACCGGCACCGTTATCGATATCGATGGCGGCGGCTTGCTGTAGACACAGGGCTCCCGATAGCGGTGTATCAGTCAACTATGAATTGACTGAACTACTGTATCGGGGGCAAGCCCCCTCCCACAGGGGGGCAATTACTGCGTTGGTGTATTCGCTGCTTGCCTAAGGTCTGACACAGCCTGCAAAGGCAACAGAGATCAAAATGTGGGAGGGGGCTTGCCCCCGATGGCGGTGGTTCAGTCACAGATGCGCGCACTGACACTAAATCATCGGAAACAAGGCCCCTCTCACACTGGACTGTCTTATGCCTGCAAGGTCCGCGTCATGCGCAACGCCAACACACTCCCGGCGACAATCACGGCCGCCAGCAGATACAGCGCCACATCCGTGGACCCGGTGGCGTCTTTCACAAAACCCACGATATACGGGCTGAGAAAGCCCGCCATCTGCCCCATGGAGTTGATCAAAGCCAGGCCACCCGCTGCGGCACCTGCGCTGAGCATGGCGGTAGGCACCGGCCAGAACATCGGCAGGCCGGTAAGGGCGCCCATGGTAGCGATGGTCAGGCCGAGGATGGCGATGGCCGGTGTGGTGGCGAAGTTCACCGCAATCAGCAGACCGATTGCACCCATCAGCATTGGCACCACCAGGTGCCAGCGACGTTCCTTGCGCAAGTCGGCCGAGCGGCCTACCAGCAACATGAACACTGCCGCCAACAGATACGGGATCGCACTGAGCCAGCCAATCACCAGGTTATCGCTGAAACCCAGGTTTTTGATGATCGATGGTAGCCAGAAGTTGATCGCATACACGCCGCTCTGGATGCAGAAGTAGATCAGGCCAAATGCCCAGATCGCCGGGTTCTTGAACACTTCGGCCAGGGAGTCGCTGGTGGTTTTAGGCTTATTCGCCAGGTCCGTGGCTTGGTCGGCTTCCAGCACTGCGCGCTCATGGGGCGTGAGCCACTTGGCGTTGGCGAAGCTGTCACTGAGCAGGAAGTAGGCGAGGGCGCCGAGGATCACGGTCGGGATGCCCTGCAGCAGGAACATCCACTGCCAGCCCGCCAGGCCACCTTGACCGGCGGCAAAGTGGTTGAGAATCCAGCCGGAGAAGGGGCTACCGAGCAAGCCGGACACCGGGATCGCCGACATGAACAGCGCCATGATCCGTCCGCGGCGGAAGGTCGGGAACCACTGCGAGAGGTACAGCACCACACCGGGGAAGAAACCGGCTTCAGCGGCACCGGTAAACAGGCGCAACGTGTAGAAATGCGTCGGCGTGGTCACAAACAGCAGGCAGGTAGACAGCGTGCCCCACACGATCATCATCAACGCGATCCAGCGCCGTGGGCCGAACTTGGTCAGCGCCAGGTTGCTCGGCACGCCACACAGCACGTAACCGATAAAGAAAATCCCGGCCCCCAGGCCGTATACGGTTTCGCTGAATTTCAACGCATCGAGCATCTGCAACTTGGCAAAGCCAACGTTCACTCGGTCCAGGTAGTTGAACAGGTAGCAGATAAAGATGAAGGGGATCAGGCGCAGGGTGATGCGCTTGTAGATGGCGTTTTTATCGTCATCGCTGGCCAGTGCGGCAGTGGCGCTCTGTGACATGGGAATCTCTCTTTATTATGATTTTTCGCGGTGCGAGGTTAACGTTGACCGCCCCGACAGTCTCGATGACGTGATGGGCGACTGTCTTTGTGCTGGCGCACAGTGAAGCAGGCTTTGCGCTGTGCCAGTGAACAACCTGTTTTAGGAAATTAGCCCCATGTTCGAGCTCGATCACGCCTTGGCCCAGGAGATTGTCGATCGCACCATGGCCATCCTGCCCTATAACGTCAACGTCATGGACAGCCAGGGCCTGATCCTTGGCAGCGGCGAGCCGGAACGCATCAATACCCGCCACGAAGGCGCGCAACTGGTCCTGGCCAATGGCCGGGTGGTGGAGATCGATGGGCAGACTGCCAAACATCTCAAAGGCGTGCAGCCGGGCATCAACCTGCCGTTGCTGCATGATCAACGCCTGATCGGTGTGCTGGGCATCACCGGTGAACCGGACGGGCTGCGCACCTATGCAGAACTGGTGCGCATGACCGCTGAAATGCTGGTCAGCCATCGCCACCAGCAAGCCGAGCAGCAATGGCGGCGCCAGCGCTGCGATGATCTGCTGGCCTTGCTGCTGGCCGACAGTGGCGACTCACCACGCCTGGTGGACGAAGCCCGGCAACTGGGTCTCAAGCCGCAGCTGTCGCGCACGCCGTACCTGTTCGAACTGGGCCCGGGCCAAACGGCGGAAGACTTGAGTACATGGCTCACCAGCCGTTACCCGGACAGTTGGTGTGTCAGCCCCGCGAAGTTTTCCCTGCTGTGGTGCCGACCCGCCGCGTTGCAGGTCGACAACCCCCGCTTGCTGGAAAAGCTCGACGGCCTGGGTTGGAACATCCTGCGCGTTGCCATTGGTGGGCAAGCGGAGGGCTTGGCGGGGCTACGCCGTTGTTATCGTCGGGTGGGCGATCTACTTGCGTATGGCCGCGATATCCTCCCGCAAATGCGGCTGTTGACCCTCAACCGTTATCGTCTGCCGGTCATGCTCTGGCGTCACCGCAATGACGATGCCCTGGACGAACTGCTCAACCCTTTGCGCAAAGTGCTGACCAAGGACAGCAACGGGCAACTGCTCGCCACCCTGCGCAGTTGGTGCGAACACGACGGGCAAAGCCAGGCCTGCGCAGACGCGCTGGGCATTCATCGCAATAGCCTGCGTTATCGCATGGAACGCATTGCTGAACTCAGCGGCGTGGACCCGTTGACGCTCGATGGCATGCTGGCCTTGTACCTGGGCGTGCAGTTGTTGCCCCAGACTTTGTAGAAATGACCAACAAACCCTGTCCGCATCTGTGCAATTGACAGGCGTCATTACCCCAGCCAACTGGCAGCATGGGCGTTATAAAAACCGGAGAAAGCCCATCATGAAGATCATCATCGCTCCCGACTCGTTCAAGGACAGCCTCAGTGCTGCAGGCACTGCCCAGGCGATTGCCGAAGGGTTGGCCCAGGTCTGGCCGGATGCACAGTTGGTCGAATGCCCAATGGCCGATGGGGGTGAAGGAACGGTGGAGGCAGTACTCGCCGCGTGCAAGGGCGAACTGCGTCGGCAAAGGGTGCAAGGGCCACTGGGCGGCTCCGTTGAGGCGCACTGGGGCTGGTTGGCCGACAGCCATACCGCGATGATCGAAATGGCCGAGGCCAGCGGCTTGCAATTGGTCGCGCCGGGGCAGCGCGACGCATGTTCCAGCACCACTTACGGTACCGGTGAATTGATCCGTGCCGCCCTGGACGCCGGGGCGCAACGCATCATCCTGGCGATTGGCGGCAGCGCCACCAATGATGGCGGGGCGGGGGCGATGCAGGCCCTTGGCGTGCAACTTCTTGACGCAGCCAGTCAGCCACTGCCTCCAGGCGGCCTGGCGTTGGCGCGTCTGGCGCGTATCAGCCTTGACACGCTCGACCCGCGCCTGGCCCAGGTGCGCTTTGAAATTGCCGCCGACGTCAACAACCCGCTGTGCGGCCCCCACGGCGCCTCGGCGATTTTCGGCCCGCAAAAAGGTGCGAGCCCCGAGCAAGTGGCCCAACTGGACGCCGCCCTCGGCCACTTCGCCGATCACTGCGCCCAAGTGCTGGCCAACGACGTGCGCGACCAACCCGGCAGCGGCGCCGCCGGTGGCCTGGGTTTTGCCGCCAAGGCCTTTCTCGGTGCACAGTTCCGCCCAGGGGTGGAGGTGGTGGCCGAACTGGTCGGCCTTGATGATGCCGTACGCGGCGCCGACCTGGTCATTACCGGTGAGGGCCGCTTCGA from Pseudomonas synxantha harbors:
- a CDS encoding dermonecrotic toxin domain-containing protein, with product MTTVHTPSLRPRLGDPIPPQQAGPIRNVRSTDDGDPIEVARKRFLDEGELQHLNGGLTADEHQLIKAVVNPDKPGAPFVSVSTFAVDGAQSRDMMVIKRVPVTEGMTNFIVYMPEDEVMSFYKFETAEQMTEWVRNMAQDPAELDRLAGHFSHPEALGQEERVREQLKEFGKDEQSSVAVGSFGRERDDIFARLNRDVTVPPVEVNGLVNTRLYNLASDGKATYVGTREDGKHVVYDYDAYGNFRGGSEGGYYFVKDGLNNKEPLGEPSSESPDKFAKKHVARQAMEKAGPNDLSDFWAYLGKQLRNPGHGLGTALKQFGVPDDIAESIEEIVKNPVTGTLLELNHDNRLGNVFGVEKEIMDQQLEKFGNEVQSNIPRYGTARENLNTAADFIESVVGTPEETTTQVMT
- the rarD gene encoding EamA family transporter RarD; protein product: MSKGVVLSVLASVLFAVMYYFTSLLTPLSGLEIFGWRMLLTVPCMTVFMIVSGEWRRVLELLRMLATKPRLVGGVLASSALLGVQLWLFMWAPLNGRSLDVSVGYFLLPLTMVLTGRLVYGERLSRLQQIAVVFAALGVLNELYQAGGFSWATLVVIIGYPVYFVVRKYLTTDHLGGLWLDMALMLPVAWWFVQSGEQGFAVLDVHPRLYALIPMLGLISASALVSYIIASRLLAFSLFGLLSYVEPVLLLVVALLLGEGIKGGQWLTYIPIWLAVMVLVYEGFKHLVRQRRV
- a CDS encoding aldo/keto reductase — translated: MIYRTLGQSGLKVSALTLGTMMFGEQTSTEDSLRIIDKAWGQGINFIDTADVYTGGRSEEIVGEAIARNRQDWIVASKVGFGPADGLPNRSGLNRKRIFNAVEASLGRLDTDYLDIYYLHREDHDTPLEVTVSAIGDLIRQGKIRYWGLSNYRGWRIAEVIRVAERLGVDKPVISQPLYNIVNRQAEVEQITAAAAYGLGVVPYSPLARGVLSGKYAPDVTPEPGSRAARQDKRILETEWRMESLRIAQQIQQYTQGRGVGMVEFAIAWVLNNASVSSAIVGPRTEAQWDAYTGALAVKITAEDEAFIDSLVTPGHSSTQGFNDVGHFVSGRVAWRAG
- a CDS encoding LysR family transcriptional regulator, with translation MSSILDLEVFVRSADTGSLTAAARGLGLTPAAASIALKRLETRLGIRLLARSTRSMRLTEEGRRYLDSVRVALEALSEGEHAIKQQGQSLSGLLQLAAPSDFGRNVLLGWLDEFKLEHPNIRLQLLLNDSNADLFRDTVDIALRFGVPRDSSLVALPVVPGHQRMACASPDYLARHGTPRTPADLAQHSTLRYMRRGQANSTWYFRQGALLQEVDVSGDYLSDDGEIVRRWALAGHGIAYKANLDIARDIQAGRLVALLPDWQGEPTPFNLMCPHRLQVSERVKVLHRFLQARCQTLLGT
- a CDS encoding SDR family oxidoreductase gives rise to the protein MTSSLSGKTVIVIGGSSGIGAAVAQAVTARGAHVVLAGRRLTSGSDNGVRSEPVDVTDSASLQRLFETVGHFDHLVYTSGPSVRAKTLIETDLDEARDNFNVKLWGALRAIQQALPFLGEHGSISLTSGQLGRKLAAGQFIKTGINAATEALGKQLAKELAPRRVNVISPGVIDTPAYAGLAEEQRLAMFAKTGETLPVGRVGQAEEVAAGYVLAMENGFMTGTVIDIDGGGLL
- a CDS encoding MFS transporter, which gives rise to MSQSATAALASDDDKNAIYKRITLRLIPFIFICYLFNYLDRVNVGFAKLQMLDALKFSETVYGLGAGIFFIGYVLCGVPSNLALTKFGPRRWIALMMIVWGTLSTCLLFVTTPTHFYTLRLFTGAAEAGFFPGVVLYLSQWFPTFRRGRIMALFMSAIPVSGLLGSPFSGWILNHFAAGQGGLAGWQWMFLLQGIPTVILGALAYFLLSDSFANAKWLTPHERAVLEADQATDLANKPKTTSDSLAEVFKNPAIWAFGLIYFCIQSGVYAINFWLPSIIKNLGFSDNLVIGWLSAIPYLLAAVFMLLVGRSADLRKERRWHLVVPMLMGAIGLLIAVNFATTPAIAILGLTIATMGALTGLPMFWPVPTAMLSAGAAAGGLALINSMGQMAGFLSPYIVGFVKDATGSTDVALYLLAAVIVAGSVLALRMTRTLQA
- a CDS encoding sugar diacid recognition domain-containing protein is translated as MFELDHALAQEIVDRTMAILPYNVNVMDSQGLILGSGEPERINTRHEGAQLVLANGRVVEIDGQTAKHLKGVQPGINLPLLHDQRLIGVLGITGEPDGLRTYAELVRMTAEMLVSHRHQQAEQQWRRQRCDDLLALLLADSGDSPRLVDEARQLGLKPQLSRTPYLFELGPGQTAEDLSTWLTSRYPDSWCVSPAKFSLLWCRPAALQVDNPRLLEKLDGLGWNILRVAIGGQAEGLAGLRRCYRRVGDLLAYGRDILPQMRLLTLNRYRLPVMLWRHRNDDALDELLNPLRKVLTKDSNGQLLATLRSWCEHDGQSQACADALGIHRNSLRYRMERIAELSGVDPLTLDGMLALYLGVQLLPQTL
- a CDS encoding glycerate kinase is translated as MKIIIAPDSFKDSLSAAGTAQAIAEGLAQVWPDAQLVECPMADGGEGTVEAVLAACKGELRRQRVQGPLGGSVEAHWGWLADSHTAMIEMAEASGLQLVAPGQRDACSSTTYGTGELIRAALDAGAQRIILAIGGSATNDGGAGAMQALGVQLLDAASQPLPPGGLALARLARISLDTLDPRLAQVRFEIAADVNNPLCGPHGASAIFGPQKGASPEQVAQLDAALGHFADHCAQVLANDVRDQPGSGAAGGLGFAAKAFLGAQFRPGVEVVAELVGLDDAVRGADLVITGEGRFDAQTLRGKTPFGVARIAQRHGVPVIVIAGTLGEGYEQMYAHGVDAAFALPSGPMSLEQACREAPRLLCERAADIARVWRLASNH